A single genomic interval of Astyanax mexicanus isolate ESR-SI-001 chromosome 4, AstMex3_surface, whole genome shotgun sequence harbors:
- the LOC125801077 gene encoding gastrula zinc finger protein XlCGF49.1-like isoform X2: MWQSPGKEKTHHCLDCGRSFTEQSSLKKHQHIHTGEKPYQCSVCGKSFNQQGNLKRHLRIHTGEKLHHCPECGKSFTTQSHLTAHQRIHTGEKPYQCPECGKNFTTLSELKTHRRIHSGEKPFHCPECGKCFTRQSDLNTHQRIHTGEKPHYCSDCGKSFNQLNHLQRHQRIHTGKKPYQCSECVKSFTTQGDLTKHERIHTGEKPYFCSECGKNFSQLGNLQRHQRIHTGEKPYQCLDCERSFMHVGTLKKHKCCKSSNVNMQ; this comes from the coding sequence ATGTGGCAAAGTCCAGGCAAAGAGAAAACTCaccactgcttagactgtgggaggagttttactgaGCAGAGttctctcaaaaaacaccagcacattcacactggagagaaaccgtatcaatgttcagtctgcgggaagagttttaatcaacagggtaaTCTCAAAAGACActtgcgcattcacactggagaaaaactgcATCACTGCccggagtgtgggaagagttttactactcAGAGTCATCTCAccgcacaccagcgcattcacactggagagaaaccgtatcaatgtcCAGAGTGTGGGAAGAATTTCACTACGCTGAGTGAACTCAAAACACACCGGCGTATTCattcaggagagaaaccgtttcactgcccGGAGTGCGGAAAGtgttttactagacagagtgatctcaacacacaccagcgcattcacactggagagaaaccacattactgttcagactgcgggaagagtttcaATCAACTGAATCATCTccagcgacaccagcgcattcacactggaaagaaaccgtatcagtgttcagagtgtgTGAAGAGCTTTACTACACAGGGTGATTTGACGAAACacgagcgcattcacactggagagaaaccgtatttctgttcagagtgtggaaagaattTTAGTCAACTGGGcaatctccaacgacaccagcgcattcacactggagagaaaccgtatcagtgtttaGACTGTGAGAGGAGCTTCATGCATGTaggtacattaaaaaaacataaatgctgTAAGAGCAGTAACgtaaatatgcaataa
- the LOC111191534 gene encoding zinc finger protein 239-like: MLSWFKFSPTLCVNFPTWLKFTSANNQSADFTNISVKLRLSTRHPEEFPVSAESLFAHREIKPNQGMEKTHRCSDCGKSYAKKCNLTLHQRAHTGEKPFHCSDCGKSYAKKSHMIMHQRIHTGEKPHHCSDCGSRFYQLCHLKKHQLIHTGEKPYHCSDCGKNFIQLSDLKKHQRIHTGEKPYCCSDCGKSFSDPSTFKTHQRIHTDEKPYHCSDCGKSFKRQGDVKRHQLIHNVVKPYYCSACGKNFNSLSNLKKHQRFHTGENLYCCSDCGKSFTSPCDLKRHQLIHTGEKPFHCSACVKNFNDLGNLKKHQRLHTGEKPYHCSDCGNSFNELNHLKPHQLIHTGEKLYHCSECETSFNRLSDLKQHQLIHSEEKLHHTSDCENSFNHL, from the coding sequence ATGCTGTCTTGGTTCAAGTTTTCTCCTACTCTTTGTGTCAACTTTCCTACCTGGCTAAAGTTTACCTCTGCAAACAACCAGTCAGCAGATTTCACAAATATCAGTGTTAAGCTTAGGTTAAGCACAAGGCATCCAGAGGAATTTCCAGTTTCTGCAGAGTCTCTGTTTGCTCACAGAGAAATTAAGCCAAATCAAGGCATGGAGAAAACTCACCGCTGTTCTGACTGTGGGAAAAGTTATGCTAAAAAATGTAATCTGACTTTACACCAGCGcgctcacactggagagaaaccatttcactgttcagactgtgggaaaagttatGCTAAAAAGAGTCATATGATaatgcaccagcgcattcacactggagagaaaccacatcactgttcagactgtgggagtcGTTTTTATCAACtgtgtcatctcaaaaaacaccagctcattcacactggagagaaaccgtatcactgctcagactgtgggaaaaatTTTATTCAACTGAGtgatcttaaaaaacaccagcgcattcacactggagaaaaaccgtattgctgctcagactgtgggaagagtttcagcGACCCgagtacttttaaaacacaccagcgcattcacacagacgagaaaccgtatcactgctcagactgcgggaagagttttaagcGTCAGGGTGATGTGAAacgacaccagctcattcacaatGTAgtgaaaccttattactgctcagctTGTGGAAAGAATTTTAACAGcctgagtaatctcaaaaaacatcagcgatttcatacaggagagaatctgtattgctgctcagactgtgggaagagttttactagtcCGTGTGATCTGAAacgacaccagctcattcacactggggagaaaccgtttcactgctcagcgTGTGTAAAGAATTTTAACGACCTGggaaatctcaaaaaacaccagcgacttcatacaggagagaaaccgtatcactgctcagactgtgggaatagTTTTAATGAACTGAATCATCTTAAAccacaccagctcattcacacaggagagaaactgtatcactgctcagagtgtgagaCGAGTTTTAATCGTCTGAGTGATCTAAAACAACACCAGCTCATCCACAGCGAAGAGAAACTGCATCACACCTCAGACTGTGAGAATAGctttaaccatttataa
- the LOC125801071 gene encoding zinc finger protein 271-like: MEKTHRCSDCGKSYAKKSNLNLHQRTDTGEKPFHCSDCGSRFYQLCLLKKHQLIHTGKKPHHCSDCGKSFIQLSDLKKHQRIHTGEKPYCCSDCGKSFSNPSNLNSHQRIHTDEKPYHCSDCGKSFKRPGDLKRHQLIHNVVKPYYCSACGKSFSSLSNFKKHQRLHTGENVYCCSDCGKSFTSPSDLKQHQLIHTGEKPFHCSVCGKSFNLLSTLKKHHRIHTGEKPFHCSDPEKSYAKKKHLKKHQRIHTGEKPYHCSDCGKNFIQLSDLKKHQRIHTGEKPYCCSDCGKSFIQLCDLKKHQRIHTGEKPYCCSDCGKSFIQLCDLKKHQRIHTGEKPYHCSDCGKSFSNPSNLNSHQRIHTDEKPYHCSDCGKSFKRQGDVNRHQLTHNVVKPYYCSACGKSFSSLSNLKKHQRLHTGENVYCCSDCGKSLTSPSDLKQHQLIHTGEKPFHCSVCGKSFNLLSTLKKHHRIHTREKPYLGSD; the protein is encoded by the coding sequence ATGGAGAAAACTCACCGCTGTTCTGACTGTGGGAAAAGTTATGCTAAAAAGAGTAATCTAAATTTACACCAGCGCACtgacactggagagaaaccatttcactgttcagactgtgggagtcGTTTTTATCAACTGTGTcttcttaaaaaacaccagctcattcacactggaaagaaaccgcatcactgctcagactgtgggaagagttttattcaactgagtgatcttaaaaaacaccagcgcattcacactggagaaaaaccgtattgctgctcagactgtgggaagagtttcagcAACCCGAGTAATCTGAAttcacaccagcgcattcacacagatgagaaaccgtatcactgctcagactgtggaaagagttttaagcGTCCGGGTGATCTGAAacgacaccagctcattcacaatgtagtgaaaccgtattactgctcagctTGTGGAAAGAGTTTCAGCAGCCTGAGTAATTTCAAAAAACATCAGCGACTTCATACAGGAGAAAATGtgtattgctgctcagactgtgggaagagttttactagtcCGAGTGATCTGAAacaacaccagctcattcacacaggagagaaaccgtttcactgctcagtgtgtggaaagagttttaacttactgagtactctcaaaaaacatcatcgcattcacactggagagaaaccatttcactgtTCAGACCCTGAGAAAAGTTATGCTAAAAAGAAACATctgaaaaaacaccagcgcattcacactggagagaaaccgtatcactgctcagactgtgggaagaattttattCAACTGAGtgatcttaaaaaacaccagcgcattcacactggagagaaaccgtattgctgctcagactgtgggaagagttttattcaaCTGTGtgatcttaaaaaacaccagcgcattcacactggagagaaaccgtattgctgctcagactgtgggaagagttttattcaaCTGTGtgatcttaaaaaacaccagcgcattcacactggagaaaaaccgtatcactgctcagactgtgggaagagtttcagcAACCCGAGTAATCTGAAttcacaccagcgcattcacacagacgagaaaccgtatcactgctcagactgtggaaagagttttaagcGTCAGGGTGATGTAAATCGACACCAGCTCACTCACAATGTagtgaaaccgtattactgctcagctTGTGGAAAGAGTTTCAGCAGCCTGAGTaacctcaaaaaacaccagcgacTTCATACAGGAGAAAATGtgtattgctgctcagactgcgggaagagccTTACTAGTCCGAGTGATCTGAAacaacaccagctcattcacactggagagaaaccgtttcactgctcagtatgtggaaagagttttaacttactgagtactctcaaaaaacatcaTCGCATTCACACAAGAGAGAAACCCTATCTCGGTTCAGACTGA
- the LOC111191530 gene encoding zinc finger protein 773-like, which translates to MEKTHHCSDCGSRFYQLCLLKKHQRIHTGEKPHHCSDCGKNFIYLSDLKKHQRIHTGEKPYCCSDCGKSFSNQSNLNSHQRIHTDEKPYHCTDCGKSFKRQSDVKQHQFIHNVVKPYYCSDCGKSFNSLSNLKKHQRLHTGENLYCCSDCGKSFTSQSDVKRHQLIHTGEKPFQCSACGKNFNNLGNLKKHQRLHTGEKPYHCSECGRSFKQLRSLKKHQLFHTGEKPHQC; encoded by the coding sequence ATGGAGAAAACtcatcactgttcagactgtgggagtcGTTTTTATCAACTGTGTcttcttaaaaaacaccagcgcattcacactggagaaaaaccgcatcactgctcagactgtgggaagaattttattTATCTGAGtgatcttaaaaaacaccagcgcattcacactggagaaaaaccgtattgctgctcagactgtgggaagagtttcagcAACCAGAGTAATCTGAAttcacaccagcgcattcacacagacgagaaaccgtatcactgcacagactgtggaaagagttttaagcGTCAGAGTGATGTGAAACAACACCAGTTCATTCACAATGTagtgaaaccgtattactgctcagactgtggaaagagttttaacagcctgagtaatctcaaaaaacatcagcgacttcatacaggagagaatctgtattgctgctcagactgtgggaagagttttactagtcAGAGTGATGTGAAacgacaccagctcattcacacaggagagaaaccgtttcagtgcTCAGCTTGTGGAAAGAATTTTAACAACCTGggaaatctcaaaaaacaccagcgacttcatacaggagagaaaccatatcactgctcggagtgtgggaggagttttaaacAACTGAGatctctcaaaaaacaccagctctttcacacaggagagaaaccgcatcaatGCTGA
- the LOC125780449 gene encoding zinc finger protein 98-like, giving the protein MEKTHHCSDCERSYTKKSHLEIHQRTHTGEKPYHCSDCGKNFNDLSNLKTHQRIHTGEKPYQCSYCGSTFNQLSHLKTHQRIHTGEKPHHCSDCGKNFNQLSTLKIHQRLHTGDKPYCCSVCGKNFNELSTLKTHQRIHTGEKPFHCSVCGKSFNLLSTLKKHHRIHTGEKPYHCSDCEKSFNELHNFKSHQRIHTGEKPHNCSECGRSFKELRSLKKHQRVHTGEKPYHCSDCGKNFSELSTLKKHQRIHSGEKLHHCSDCGKSFIEVSALKIHQRIHTGEKPYHCSDCGKNFNERNTLKIHKRIHTGEKPYQCSACGKSFNQLNHLKTHQRIHTGEKPYYCPDCGKNFTKLSNLKKHQLIHTGEKLHLC; this is encoded by the coding sequence ATGGAGAAAACTcaccactgttcagactgtgagaGGAGTTACACTAAAAAGAGTCATCTGGAAATacaccagcgcactcacactggagagaaaccgtatcactgttcagactgcgggaagaaTTTTAACGACCTGAgtaatctcaaaacacaccaacgtattcacacaggagagaaaccgtatcaatgctcataCTGTGGGAGTACTTTTAATCAACTGAGTCATCTTAagacacaccagcgcattcacactggagagaaaccacatcactgttcagactgtgggaagaattttaatcaGCTGAGTACTCTAAAAATACACCAGCGACTTCATACAGGAGATAAACCATATTGCTGCTCAGtatgtgggaagaattttaatgAACTGAgtactctcaaaacacaccagcgcattcacacaggagagaaaccgtttcactgctcggtgtgtggaaagagttttaacttgctgagtactctcaaaaaacatcatcgcattcacacaggagagaaaccatatcactgttcggactgtgagaagagttttaatgAACTGCATAATTTCAAatcacaccagcgcattcacacaggagagaaaccgcataaCTGCTCTgagtgtgggaggagttttaaagAGCTGAGGTCTCTCAAAAAACATCAGcgtgttcacacaggagagaaaccatatcactgctcagactgtggaaagaattTTAGTGAATTGAGTactcttaaaaaacaccagcgcattcactctggagagaaactgcatcactgctcagactgtgggaagagttttattgaaGTGAGTGCTCTCAAaatccaccagcgcattcacacaggagagaaaccgtatcactgctcagactgtggaaagaactTCAATGAACGGAATACTCTTAAAATACACAAGCggattcacacaggagagaaaccgtatcaatgctcagcctgtggaaagagttttaatcaactgaatCATcttaaaacacaccagcgcattcacacaggagagaaaccgtattactgcccAGACTGTGGAAAAAATTTTACTAAACtaagtaatctcaaaaaacaccagctcattcacacaggagagaaactgcatCTGTGCTGA
- the LOC125780483 gene encoding zinc finger protein 436-like translates to MEKTHPCSDCGKSFANKTHLKIHQRIHTGEKPYHCSDCGKNFNEPGHLKTHQRIHTGEKPYRCSDCGKSFNELGHFKTHQRIHTGEKPYHCSECGKNFNQLGTLKIHQRIHTGEKPYHCSECGKSFNERSTFRKHQRIHTGDKPYYCSECGKNFNELSKLKKHQRNHTGEKPYHCPDCEKNFNELSHLKTHQLIHTGEKQYHCPECGKRFNRLSILIIHQRIHTGEKPYQCPDCQKSFRHLSTFKNHKCLHMHV, encoded by the coding sequence ATGGAGAAAACACATccctgttcagactgtggaaagagtttcgCTAACAAGACTCATctgaaaatacaccagcgcattcacactggagagaaaccatatcattgctcagactgtgggaagaattttaatgAACCCGGTCATCTTaaaacacatcagcgcattcacacaggagagaaaccgtatcgctgctcagactgtgggaagagttttaacgAACTGGGTCATTTTAAAacgcaccagcgcattcacacaggagagaaaccatatcactgctcagaatgtgggaagaattttaatcaACTAGGTACtcttaaaatacaccagcgcattcacacaggagagaaaccgtatcactgttcagagtgtggaaagagttttaatgaaCGGAGTACGTTcagaaaacaccagcgcattcacactggagataaaccgtattactgctcagagtgtggcaAGAATTTTAACGAACtgagtaaactcaaaaaacaccagcggaatcacacgggagagaaaccttatcactgCCCAGACTGTGAGAAGAATTTTAATGAATTGAGTCATCTTAAAACGCACCAGcttattcacacaggagagaagcaGTATCACTGCCCAGAATGTGGAAAGAGGTTTAATCGATTAAGTATTCTCAtcatacaccagcgcattcacacaggagagaaaccatatcagtgcCCAGACTGTCAGAAGAGCTTCAGGCACTTAAGTACATTTAAGAATCACAAATGCTTGCATATGCATGTTTAA